From the Xenorhabdus ishibashii genome, one window contains:
- the ffh gene encoding signal recognition particle protein produces MFDNLTDRLSRTLRNISGRGRLTEDNIKDTLREVRMALLEADVALPVVRDFIARVKESAVGHEVNKSLTPGQEFVKIVQNELVKAMGEVNSELNLSTQPPAVVLMAGLQGAGKTTSVAKLGKLLKEKNKKKVLVVSADVYRPAAIKQLETLSETVGVDFFPSDPQEKPVDIVNKAIQYAKLKFYDVLLVDTAGRLHIDEAMMDEIKAVHAAIDPVETLFVVDAMTGQDAANTAKAFNEALPLTGVVLTKVDGDARGGAALSIRHITGKPIKFLGVGEKTDALEPFHPDRIASRILGMGDMLSLIEELESKVDRTQAEKLASKLKKGDGFDLSDFLEQLKQMRNMGGMASMLGKMPGMSQIPDAVKSQMDDKVLVKMEAIINSMTRKEREKPEIIKGSRKRRIAMGSGTQVQDVNRLLKQFDEMQRMMKKMKKGGLAKMMRGMKGMLPPGFMGR; encoded by the coding sequence ATGTTTGATAATTTAACTGACAGACTATCGCGCACATTGCGCAATATCAGCGGTCGCGGGCGGCTGACTGAAGATAATATTAAAGATACGCTGCGCGAAGTTCGTATGGCTTTGCTCGAAGCGGATGTTGCATTGCCTGTCGTGCGTGATTTTATTGCACGAGTCAAAGAGAGCGCAGTGGGGCATGAGGTTAACAAAAGTCTGACCCCAGGTCAGGAATTCGTTAAAATCGTTCAGAATGAATTGGTTAAGGCGATGGGAGAGGTTAACAGTGAACTGAACCTTTCCACACAGCCTCCCGCAGTGGTTCTTATGGCTGGTTTGCAAGGTGCAGGCAAAACGACCAGCGTTGCTAAATTAGGTAAGTTGCTGAAAGAAAAAAACAAGAAAAAAGTTTTGGTTGTTTCTGCTGACGTATACCGACCAGCGGCGATCAAACAGCTTGAAACCTTGTCTGAAACAGTTGGAGTTGACTTTTTCCCTTCCGATCCACAGGAAAAGCCTGTTGATATTGTCAATAAAGCGATCCAATATGCCAAGCTGAAATTCTATGATGTATTGTTAGTCGATACAGCAGGCCGTCTGCATATTGATGAAGCTATGATGGATGAAATCAAAGCGGTTCATGCGGCTATTGATCCTGTTGAAACCCTGTTTGTTGTTGATGCAATGACGGGGCAAGATGCGGCAAATACAGCAAAAGCATTTAATGAAGCATTGCCATTAACAGGTGTTGTTCTGACCAAAGTAGATGGTGATGCACGTGGCGGTGCTGCGCTTTCCATCCGCCATATCACTGGTAAACCTATCAAATTCCTCGGCGTTGGTGAAAAAACGGATGCATTAGAACCTTTCCATCCTGATCGCATTGCATCCCGCATTCTGGGGATGGGGGATATGCTTTCACTTATCGAAGAACTTGAAAGTAAAGTTGATCGTACCCAAGCGGAAAAATTGGCATCTAAACTGAAAAAAGGTGATGGTTTTGATTTAAGCGATTTCCTTGAACAGCTTAAACAGATGCGTAATATGGGCGGAATGGCCAGCATGTTGGGCAAAATGCCGGGAATGTCACAAATCCCTGATGCCGTCAAATCCCAAATGGATGACAAGGTTCTGGTTAAAATGGAAGCCATCATTAATTCCATGACCCGCAAAGAGCGTGAAAAACCAGAAATCATCAAAGGTTCCCGTAAACGCCGTATTGCGATGGGATCAGGTACACAGGTGCAGGATGTCAACCGCTTGTTGAAGCAGTTTGATGAAATGCAGCGTATGATGAAAAAAATGAAGAAAGGTGGTCTGGCAAAAATGATGCGAGGCATGAAAGGCATGCTGCCACCGGGATTTATGGGACGATAA
- the rpsP gene encoding 30S ribosomal protein S16 — protein sequence MVTIRLARGGAKKRPFYQVVVTDSRNARDGRFIERVGFFNPIASGKAEALRLDLDRIEHWVGLGASVSDRVATLIKDAKKAA from the coding sequence ATGGTAACAATTCGTTTAGCTCGTGGCGGCGCAAAAAAGCGTCCGTTTTATCAAGTAGTCGTGACCGATAGCCGCAATGCGCGTGATGGTCGTTTTATTGAGCGTGTTGGTTTCTTCAACCCAATCGCTTCAGGAAAAGCAGAAGCTCTGCGTTTAGATCTAGACCGTATCGAACACTGGGTTGGTCTGGGTGCATCCGTGTCTGATCGTGTTGCTACACTGATCAAAGACGCTAAGAAAGCAGCTTAA
- the rimM gene encoding ribosome maturation factor RimM (Essential for efficient processing of 16S rRNA), producing the protein MSKQSGLKHPAEPIVLGKLGSAYGIRGWLRVFSSTEHTEDIFEYQPWFIQRLGQWQHIELEAWKYHNQDIIVKIKGIDDRDAANLFTNCEIVVDCSQLPELEEGDYYWKDLIGCQVINTTGYNLGTIHDMMETGSNDVMVIKANLKDAFGIKERLVPFLDGQVIKKVDLATKTIEVDWDPGF; encoded by the coding sequence ATGAGCAAACAATCTGGCCTAAAGCACCCTGCTGAGCCAATTGTATTGGGGAAATTAGGGTCTGCATATGGCATTCGTGGTTGGCTCAGAGTTTTTTCTTCCACCGAACACACCGAAGACATTTTTGAATATCAACCGTGGTTTATTCAACGCTTAGGCCAGTGGCAGCACATTGAACTGGAAGCGTGGAAATACCATAACCAAGATATTATCGTCAAAATCAAAGGCATTGACGATCGGGATGCGGCAAATTTATTCACTAACTGTGAAATTGTAGTGGATTGTAGCCAGTTACCAGAACTGGAAGAAGGTGATTATTACTGGAAAGACCTTATTGGCTGCCAAGTAATAAATACAACCGGTTATAACCTTGGAACCATTCATGACATGATGGAAACGGGTTCTAACGATGTGATGGTAATAAAAGCAAACCTGAAAGATGCATTCGGTATCAAGGAGCGGCTGGTTCCGTTTCTTGATGGGCAGGTTATCAAGAAAGTCGATCTCGCTACCAAAACCATTGAGGTAGATTGGGATCCTGGTTTTTAA
- the trmD gene encoding tRNA (guanosine(37)-N1)-methyltransferase TrmD, producing the protein MWIGVISLFPEMFRAITDYGVTGRAVKNGLLSIECWNPRDFTYDRHRTVDDRPYGGGPGMLMMVQPLREAIHAAKASAGDGAKVIYLSPQGRKLDQQGVCELAANEKLILVCGRYEGIDERIIQTEIDEEWSVGDYVLSGGELPAMTMIDSISRFIPGVLGRQASAEEDSFADGLLDCPHYTRPEVLDDMEVPPVLLSGNHAEINRWRMKQSLGRTWLRRPELLENLALTDEQRMLLSEFQREYQDQATN; encoded by the coding sequence ATGTGGATTGGGGTTATTAGCCTGTTTCCTGAAATGTTCCGCGCAATAACCGATTACGGGGTAACTGGTCGGGCTGTAAAAAATGGCCTGTTGAGTATTGAGTGCTGGAATCCGCGGGATTTTACTTACGACCGGCATCGTACTGTTGATGATCGCCCTTATGGCGGTGGTCCAGGCATGCTGATGATGGTGCAACCATTACGGGAAGCCATTCATGCAGCTAAAGCTTCGGCAGGTGATGGTGCAAAGGTGATTTATCTTTCACCTCAGGGACGCAAACTCGATCAACAAGGAGTTTGTGAACTGGCCGCAAATGAGAAATTAATTCTGGTTTGCGGGCGTTATGAAGGTATTGATGAGCGTATCATCCAAACCGAAATTGACGAAGAGTGGTCTGTCGGTGATTACGTTCTTAGCGGGGGAGAGCTTCCTGCAATGACGATGATTGACTCAATATCACGGTTTATTCCGGGAGTATTAGGGCGTCAGGCATCGGCAGAAGAAGACTCATTCGCTGATGGACTGTTGGATTGTCCGCATTATACTCGCCCTGAAGTGTTAGATGATATGGAAGTTCCCCCAGTTTTGCTGTCGGGAAACCATGCTGAAATTAATCGCTGGCGAATGAAACAGTCGCTTGGCCGAACCTGGTTGAGAAGGCCCGAACTTCTAGAAAACCTAGCTCTGACTGACGAGCAAAGGATGTTGCTATCTGAATTCCAACGGGAATATCAAGATCAGGCAACGAATTAA
- the rplS gene encoding 50S ribosomal protein L19, whose protein sequence is MSNIIKQLEQEQMKQDVPSFRPGDTVEVKVWVVEGSKKRLQTFEGVVIAIRNRGLHSAFTVRKISNGEGVERVFQTHSPVVDSIFVKRRGAVRRAKLYYLRERSGKAARIKERLNAK, encoded by the coding sequence ATGAGCAACATTATTAAACAACTTGAACAAGAGCAGATGAAGCAAGACGTACCTTCATTCCGTCCGGGTGACACCGTGGAAGTTAAGGTATGGGTCGTTGAAGGTTCTAAAAAGCGTCTGCAGACATTCGAGGGCGTGGTTATTGCGATTCGTAACCGCGGTCTGCACTCTGCATTCACTGTTCGTAAGATTTCTAACGGCGAAGGCGTTGAGCGTGTATTCCAGACTCACTCCCCAGTCGTAGACAGCATTTTCGTTAAACGTCGTGGTGCTGTTCGCAGAGCTAAACTGTACTACCTGCGTGAGCGTTCTGGTAAGGCTGCTCGTATTAAAGAGCGTCTGAACGCAAAATAA
- a CDS encoding IS982 family transposase, which translates to MDKLVEIFCDVDDFCRFFIPQWEQFCLESGHRLRRRQGHMYPSEIMTILILFHMSHYRDFKNFYLKHIWQYHHRDFATLLSYTRFISVAPSVLVPLCSYLTQLKGKPTGIAFIDSTSLSVCHNIRIPRHKVFAGIAQRGKNSMGWFYGFKLHLVVNHQGEILALKVTAGNVDDREPVRELTTELMGSLYGDKGYLSQELADDLANSGVTFITKKRRNMKARMQAEWDKIMLKKRFIIETINGQLKLISQIEHSRHRSIRGFMLTVLGGLIAYCLKLKKPSLKVFYSEDAVPMMA; encoded by the coding sequence ATGGACAAGTTAGTTGAAATTTTCTGTGATGTCGATGATTTTTGCCGTTTTTTCATTCCTCAATGGGAACAATTTTGCCTTGAGAGTGGGCATCGTTTACGCCGCCGACAAGGTCATATGTATCCCAGTGAAATCATGACCATTTTGATCCTTTTTCATATGTCGCATTACCGTGATTTTAAAAATTTTTATTTGAAACATATTTGGCAATACCACCACCGCGACTTCGCCACTTTACTCAGTTATACCCGTTTTATCAGCGTTGCCCCTTCCGTTTTGGTGCCATTATGCAGCTATCTGACTCAATTAAAAGGGAAACCCACAGGCATTGCTTTTATTGATTCCACCAGTTTGAGTGTCTGCCATAACATTCGCATCCCTCGACATAAGGTCTTTGCGGGGATCGCACAGCGTGGAAAAAATTCAATGGGATGGTTTTATGGTTTCAAATTACACTTGGTTGTCAATCATCAGGGGGAAATTCTCGCGCTTAAAGTCACGGCCGGTAATGTGGATGATCGGGAACCGGTTCGCGAATTAACCACAGAATTAATGGGTTCTCTTTACGGCGATAAAGGTTATCTGAGTCAGGAATTGGCGGACGATTTAGCCAACAGCGGTGTCACTTTCATCACGAAAAAACGGCGTAACATGAAAGCCCGTATGCAAGCTGAGTGGGATAAGATAATGTTAAAAAAGCGTTTTATCATTGAAACGATTAATGGCCAATTAAAATTAATTTCTCAGATAGAGCACTCTCGCCACCGAAGTATAAGAGGATTTATGTTGACCGTTTTAGGTGGACTGATCGCTTACTGCCTTAAATTGAAAAAACCATCACTGAAAGTTTTCTACTCAGAAGACGCTGTTCCAATGATGGCTTAA
- a CDS encoding anaerobic C4-dicarboxylate transporter, translating to MITLQFAIIIICLLIGTRYAGMGLGLISGIGLFILTFVFGLEPGKPPVDVMLTILAVIGCASVLQTAGGLNVMMQFAERLLRRHPQHITILAPLTTWMLTFLCGTGHVVYTMFPIIGDIALKKGIRPERPMAIASVASQMAITASPVSVAVVSLVSIIAASHGIGQSYGILEILAVSIPASLTGVTLAALWSLRRGKDLDQDEEFQAKIRDPKQREFIYGGSDTLLDQIFPKQAYWATWIFFAAIAIVVLFGAFTELRPAFEAQGILKPLSMNLVIQMMMLIAGSIILMTCKVKTSEIANGAVFKAGMVAIFSVFGVAWMSDTFFHSHLGELKLVLEDVVQAQPWTYALVLFLVSKLVNSQAAALTAIAPMGLQLGVDPKILIAFFPAAYGYFVLPTYPSDLACIGFDRSGTTKIGKFIINHSFLLPGLIGVSGACTVGYILVNTLM from the coding sequence ATGATAACGCTGCAATTTGCCATAATAATCATATGCTTATTGATAGGTACGCGTTATGCGGGAATGGGATTAGGGCTGATCAGTGGGATTGGGCTTTTTATACTGACATTTGTCTTTGGCCTGGAACCAGGTAAGCCCCCCGTTGATGTGATGCTCACTATTCTTGCTGTGATCGGCTGTGCATCTGTTTTACAAACAGCAGGTGGGCTAAATGTTATGATGCAATTTGCTGAACGCTTGCTGCGTCGCCATCCGCAACATATCACCATTTTGGCACCACTAACCACTTGGATGCTCACTTTTCTTTGTGGTACTGGTCATGTGGTTTATACCATGTTTCCAATCATTGGTGATATTGCCTTGAAAAAAGGTATTCGTCCTGAACGGCCAATGGCTATTGCTTCTGTCGCTTCTCAAATGGCAATCACCGCCTCTCCTGTATCTGTTGCCGTTGTTTCTTTGGTGTCAATTATTGCTGCCAGTCATGGTATTGGGCAGTCGTATGGGATCTTGGAAATTTTAGCTGTTTCAATACCAGCATCACTCACTGGGGTAACACTTGCTGCATTATGGAGCTTACGTCGAGGAAAAGATCTTGATCAGGACGAAGAATTTCAGGCGAAAATCAGAGATCCAAAGCAACGTGAGTTTATTTATGGTGGTTCTGACACACTATTGGATCAAATCTTTCCTAAGCAAGCTTATTGGGCAACCTGGATTTTCTTTGCTGCAATTGCCATCGTCGTCTTATTTGGTGCATTCACAGAATTACGTCCTGCTTTCGAAGCACAAGGCATATTAAAACCACTTTCCATGAATCTGGTGATCCAGATGATGATGTTAATTGCAGGTTCCATTATATTGATGACCTGTAAAGTCAAAACCAGTGAAATCGCCAATGGTGCCGTGTTCAAAGCAGGGATGGTTGCGATTTTCTCTGTCTTTGGCGTGGCATGGATGAGCGATACCTTCTTCCACTCACATTTAGGTGAATTAAAATTAGTTCTGGAAGATGTAGTTCAGGCACAGCCGTGGACTTATGCCCTTGTACTGTTTTTGGTATCAAAACTGGTTAACAGCCAAGCCGCAGCCTTAACTGCTATTGCACCAATGGGATTACAGCTTGGGGTTGATCCTAAGATTCTGATCGCTTTCTTCCCTGCTGCCTATGGCTATTTTGTTTTACCTACTTATCCGAGCGATTTGGCTTGTATTGGTTTTGACCGTTCCGGTACAACAAAAATCGGGAAATTTATTATCAACCACAGCTTTCTTTTACCAGGATTGATTGGCGTCAGTGGTGCGTGTACAGTAGGGTATATTTTAGTCAATACGCTGATGTAA
- a CDS encoding 3-deoxy-7-phosphoheptulonate synthase — MIMQKDALNNVHILDEQVLITPKELKQKYLLDSHDLHAITNARNTIADIIQHRDPRLLVVCGPCSIHDVDAALDYARRLKALSAELSDCLYIVMRVYFEKPRTTVGWKGLISDPYMDGSFDMNAGLHIARRLLINLVEMGLPLANEALDPNNPQYLGDLFSWSAIGARTTESQTHREMASGLSVPVGFKNGTDGNLNTAINAMKAAAMPHRFMGINQSGQVCLLQTQGNPNGHVILRGGVEPNYSAKHVTDCENQMIKAGLIPSLMIDCSHGNSNKDFRRQSIVVDSVAEQIISGNQSIIGIMLESHINEGNQSSEQLRSEMKYGVSVTDACISWQTTEHILRKLHQQIAPHLANRNVIMEKAG; from the coding sequence ATGATCATGCAAAAAGACGCTCTGAATAACGTTCATATCCTTGATGAACAAGTTCTTATTACTCCAAAAGAGTTGAAACAGAAATACCTGTTGGATAGCCATGATCTCCATGCCATCACAAACGCGCGTAATACCATTGCTGATATTATTCAGCATCGTGATCCTCGTTTATTAGTGGTATGTGGTCCATGTTCAATTCATGATGTGGATGCTGCTCTGGATTATGCCCGCCGTTTGAAAGCGCTGTCTGCTGAATTGAGTGATTGTCTGTATATTGTTATGCGTGTCTATTTTGAAAAGCCTCGTACAACCGTTGGTTGGAAAGGGTTGATTAGTGATCCCTATATGGATGGGTCATTTGATATGAATGCGGGGCTACATATTGCTCGTCGTCTATTGATAAACTTGGTAGAAATGGGATTGCCTTTGGCTAATGAGGCACTTGACCCCAATAATCCACAATACTTAGGGGATTTATTTAGTTGGTCAGCAATTGGTGCCAGAACAACTGAATCTCAAACTCATCGTGAAATGGCATCAGGGTTGTCTGTACCAGTCGGGTTTAAAAATGGCACAGATGGTAATTTGAATACCGCAATTAATGCCATGAAAGCAGCGGCAATGCCTCACCGCTTTATGGGGATAAATCAATCAGGCCAAGTTTGCTTGCTACAAACTCAGGGTAATCCGAATGGACATGTGATATTGCGTGGCGGCGTAGAGCCGAATTACAGTGCAAAACATGTTACTGATTGTGAAAACCAAATGATTAAAGCAGGGCTGATACCATCACTGATGATTGATTGCAGTCACGGTAATTCCAATAAAGATTTTCGTCGCCAGAGTATCGTTGTAGATTCTGTTGCCGAACAGATTATATCTGGAAATCAATCCATTATTGGGATTATGTTGGAAAGCCATATCAATGAGGGCAATCAATCTTCTGAACAGCTTCGCTCTGAAATGAAATACGGTGTTTCGGTTACTGACGCTTGTATTAGCTGGCAAACTACGGAGCACATATTGAGAAAGCTGCACCAACAAATTGCTCCGCATTTAGCTAATCGAAATGTAATAATGGAAAAAGCAGGATAA
- the tyrA gene encoding bifunctional chorismate mutase/prephenate dehydrogenase codes for MTAELSQLRTQIDEVDKTLLSLLAKRMNLVAKVGEVKSQLGLPIYAPDREAAMLASRRQEAENMGVPPDLIEDILRRIMRESYVSENNKGFKKLGTHLGPVVIVGGSGKMGRLFSRLLTLSGYEIRVLEAGDWDNAGHILAGAGMVIVSVPIHLTEKIIRRLPPLPEQCILVDLASIKQRPLNAMLEVHQGPVLGLHPMFGPDVGSFAKQVVVYCDGRYPESYQWFLEQISVWGARLHQITAEKHDKNMGFIQALRHFTTFSYGRHLAKEDIDLQQLLSLSSPIYRLELAMVGRLFAQDPQLYADIIMSSPENIALIRRYYQSFGQALEILEHQDKSAFIASFNQISDWFGNEATRFMKESRVLLQQASDNRV; via the coding sequence ATGACGGCAGAATTATCACAACTGAGAACTCAAATTGATGAGGTAGATAAAACCTTATTATCTTTGCTGGCAAAAAGAATGAATTTAGTAGCGAAAGTTGGTGAAGTTAAAAGTCAGCTTGGTTTACCAATTTATGCACCTGATAGGGAGGCAGCTATGTTGGCCTCCCGTCGTCAGGAGGCGGAAAATATGGGAGTTCCGCCTGATTTGATTGAAGATATCTTACGCCGTATTATGCGTGAGTCTTATGTCAGTGAAAATAACAAAGGCTTTAAAAAACTCGGTACTCATTTGGGGCCTGTGGTTATTGTAGGTGGCTCAGGAAAAATGGGGAGATTATTCAGTCGATTGTTGACGCTGTCTGGCTATGAAATCAGGGTGCTTGAAGCCGGTGATTGGGATAACGCCGGACATATATTGGCCGGAGCTGGGATGGTCATTGTCAGTGTTCCCATCCATTTGACAGAGAAGATTATTCGTCGATTACCTCCTTTACCAGAGCAGTGTATTTTAGTTGATTTAGCCTCAATTAAGCAAAGACCATTAAATGCGATGCTTGAAGTACATCAAGGGCCTGTTTTAGGGTTGCACCCTATGTTTGGGCCAGATGTAGGTAGCTTTGCTAAGCAGGTGGTTGTGTATTGCGATGGACGCTATCCAGAATCGTATCAATGGTTTTTGGAACAAATATCGGTATGGGGAGCGAGATTGCATCAAATCACCGCGGAGAAACATGATAAAAACATGGGCTTCATCCAGGCGCTGCGTCATTTCACTACCTTCTCTTACGGACGGCATCTTGCAAAAGAAGATATCGATTTACAGCAATTGCTTTCACTGTCTTCACCGATATATCGATTAGAGCTTGCGATGGTAGGACGGTTATTCGCCCAAGATCCCCAACTATATGCTGATATTATTATGTCTAGCCCTGAAAACATTGCACTTATTCGTCGATATTACCAAAGCTTCGGGCAGGCTCTGGAAATATTGGAACATCAAGATAAATCAGCTTTTATTGCGAGTTTTAACCAGATAAGTGATTGGTTTGGCAATGAAGCAACCCGATTTATGAAGGAAAGTCGAGTGCTTTTGCAGCAGGCTAGTGATAACCGAGTATAA
- the pheA gene encoding bifunctional chorismate mutase/prephenate dehydratase has protein sequence MERDLVSLRKEISHIDAELLDLLAKRRQLASDIAQTKLHDNRPIRDKNRERELLNILIEKGKLRGLDGFYITRLFQMIIEDSVLTQQALLQQYLNQTPYDSARITFLGPKGSYSHIAARQFAARHFNQLVECSCHKFSDIFSLVEIGQADYGILPLENTSSGAINEVYDLLQHTSLSLVGEITLPINHCLLIAGQTDISRIKTVYSHSQPFQQCSQYLNKYPDWNIIYCESTAAAMQKVAELNSPEIAALGSEAGGTLYGLHVLENNLANQQENSTRFIVVSRKSIDVSEQVPAKTTFIMSTGQQAGALVNALIILKKHDIPMRKLESRPINGKPWEEMFYIDVQANLRSIKMQQALKELTEITRFLKVLGSYPSENVIPIDPI, from the coding sequence ATGGAACGAGATTTAGTTAGTTTACGAAAAGAAATTAGCCATATTGATGCAGAATTGCTGGATCTGCTTGCTAAACGCCGACAATTAGCCAGTGACATCGCCCAGACAAAACTGCACGATAATCGCCCTATCAGAGATAAAAATCGTGAACGAGAATTATTGAACATATTGATTGAGAAAGGAAAGTTACGCGGATTAGATGGGTTTTACATTACCCGATTATTTCAGATGATCATTGAGGATTCTGTTCTTACGCAACAGGCGTTATTACAGCAATATCTGAATCAAACACCTTACGATTCCGCCCGTATTACTTTTCTGGGGCCAAAAGGTTCATATTCTCATATTGCAGCTCGACAATTTGCTGCCCGTCACTTTAATCAGTTGGTTGAATGCAGTTGCCACAAATTCTCAGATATTTTCTCACTGGTTGAAATTGGTCAGGCTGATTATGGCATCCTGCCACTGGAAAATACCAGCTCAGGGGCAATCAATGAAGTTTATGATTTATTACAACATACCTCTTTATCCCTTGTTGGAGAGATAACCCTGCCAATCAACCACTGTCTATTGATTGCCGGACAAACTGACATTTCAAGGATAAAAACCGTTTATAGCCACTCTCAACCTTTTCAACAATGTAGCCAATATCTCAATAAATATCCTGACTGGAATATTATCTACTGTGAAAGCACTGCCGCTGCTATGCAAAAAGTAGCTGAACTTAACTCACCAGAAATAGCCGCATTAGGCAGTGAGGCAGGAGGTACTCTCTATGGATTACATGTTTTAGAAAATAACTTGGCAAATCAGCAAGAGAATAGTACTCGTTTTATTGTTGTTTCCCGCAAATCTATTGACGTGTCCGAGCAAGTTCCGGCTAAAACTACTTTCATTATGTCAACCGGACAGCAAGCAGGAGCGCTGGTTAATGCTCTTATTATACTAAAGAAACATGATATCCCCATGCGTAAATTGGAGTCTCGCCCAATAAATGGTAAACCGTGGGAAGAGATGTTTTACATTGATGTGCAAGCCAATCTGCGCTCCATAAAAATGCAACAAGCATTGAAAGAACTGACAGAAATCACTCGCTTTCTGAAAGTGTTAGGATCTTATCCATCAGAAAATGTCATTCCTATTGATCCTATCTAA
- the raiA gene encoding ribosome-associated translation inhibitor RaiA has translation MLVNITSKQMEITPAIRSHVEDRLSKLSKWQVNLISPHIVLSKEPQGFLVDATIGTPNGTLVASAKHEDMYTAINDLLTKLERQLNKVQHKAEARRADNSVKESNLNLEV, from the coding sequence ATGTTAGTGAACATTACCAGCAAACAAATGGAAATTACCCCCGCAATTCGTAGCCATGTAGAAGACCGTCTAAGTAAGTTGAGCAAATGGCAAGTCAATCTAATCAGTCCACATATCGTACTATCAAAAGAACCACAAGGATTCTTGGTTGATGCCACAATTGGTACACCGAATGGTACGTTAGTGGCTAGCGCCAAACATGAAGATATGTACACGGCAATCAATGATCTGTTGACAAAATTAGAACGCCAACTCAATAAAGTGCAGCATAAAGCAGAAGCTCGCCGTGCAGACAATAGTGTTAAAGAATCCAATCTCAACTTAGAAGTATAA
- the bamD gene encoding outer membrane protein assembly factor BamD, giving the protein MKYLVAATTLSLVLSGCSSNKDAVPDIPPSQIYSIGQEKLQEGNYKAAIKQLESLDNRYPFGPYSQQVQLDLIYAYYKSAEYPLALASIDRFMRLNPTHPNIDYVLYMRGLVSLALDDSLLQGLFSIDRSNRDPEHARAAFRDFNQLVRYYPNSQYSTDATKRLVFLKERLAKYELAVVQYYTKRSAYVAVVNRVEQMLRDYPDTNATRKALPYMELAYKELGLAAEANKVAQLIAANPV; this is encoded by the coding sequence ATGAAATATCTGGTGGCAGCGACCACATTGAGCCTGGTTCTATCTGGATGTTCCAGCAATAAGGATGCTGTTCCTGATATCCCGCCATCTCAAATTTATTCAATTGGGCAAGAAAAGCTGCAAGAAGGTAACTATAAAGCGGCTATCAAGCAATTGGAATCCCTTGATAACCGATATCCTTTTGGCCCGTACTCTCAGCAAGTTCAGCTTGATCTTATCTACGCTTATTACAAATCAGCGGAATACCCACTGGCTCTCGCATCCATTGACCGTTTCATGCGCCTGAATCCAACCCATCCTAATATCGACTATGTACTCTATATGCGTGGTTTGGTCTCGCTAGCTTTGGATGACAGCCTATTACAAGGCCTTTTCAGCATTGATCGATCGAATCGTGATCCTGAACATGCCCGTGCTGCATTCCGTGATTTCAACCAACTGGTGCGTTATTATCCAAACAGTCAGTATTCAACTGATGCGACCAAACGGTTAGTATTCCTCAAAGAACGTTTAGCCAAATATGAACTTGCAGTTGTGCAATATTACACTAAACGCAGTGCTTACGTAGCTGTCGTCAATCGGGTAGAACAGATGCTACGCGACTATCCTGATACTAATGCAACTCGGAAGGCTCTCCCTTATATGGAGTTAGCTTATAAAGAATTAGGATTGGCGGCCGAAGCCAATAAAGTAGCACAGCTCATCGCTGCCAACCCCGTATAA